A genomic region of Miscanthus floridulus cultivar M001 chromosome 3, ASM1932011v1, whole genome shotgun sequence contains the following coding sequences:
- the LOC136546750 gene encoding protein argonaute 1C-like, translating into MTKLVSENQHTELGGHFPAYDGRDSLFTAGALPFGTKEFEVTLSAGGDKRMDRKYKVVINHATAVSLLQLRMLLAGYPTDIPAQALQVLETVLGDVLLNERDIERVPIGTNGHTLGVEAWKGLYQSIRSTQDGLSLIADVSSSVFVQPLLLIDFVQKTLKIDIVDRNLTEPEYDKLLKALRGVKIEVTHRGNKRRRYRITSLSVKPTNDLSFESTSGATKTVIDHFRERFAR; encoded by the exons ATGACGAAGTTGGTGTCCGAGAACCAGCACACGGAGCTCGGCGGCCACTTCCCGGCGTACGACGGCCGTGACTCGCTCTTCACCGCGGGCGCGCTGCCGTTCGGCACCAAGGAGTTCGAGGTCACCCTCTCTGCAGGCGGCGACAAAAG GATGGACAGGAAGTACAAGGTGGTGATCAATCATGCGACAGCGGTCAGCCTGCTGCAGCTGAGGATGCTGTTGGCGGGCTACCCCACTGACATCCCCGCGCAGGCGCTGCAGGTCCTCGAGACCGTGCTGGGTGACGTCCTCCTCAACGAACGGGACATAGA ACGCGTCCCGATTGGCACCAATGGTCATACACTGGGTGTTGAGGCATGGAAGGGGCTCTATCAGAGCATCAGGTCAACACAGGACGGCTTGTCTCTGATTGCAG ACGTGTCCTCATCAGTTTTCGTTCAACCCCTGCTGCTGATTGACTTCGTTCAGAAGACCCTAAAGATAGATATCGTGGATAGGAACTTGACTGAACCTGAGTATGATAAG CTCTTGAAGGCCCTCAGGGGTGTGAAGATTGAAGTCACACACAGAGGTAATAAACGCCGTAGGTACAGAATTACTAGCTTGTCAGTGAAGCCTACTAATGATTTGAG TTTTGAATCAACGAGTGGAGCTACAAAGACTGTCATTGATCACTTCAGAGAAAG GTTTGCAAGATAG
- the LOC136546749 gene encoding protein argonaute 1C-like isoform X2 yields MTKLVSENQHTELGGRFPAYDGRDSLFTAGALPFGTKEFEVTLSAGGDKRMDRKYKVVINHATAVSLLQLRMLLAGYPTDIPAQALQVLETVLGDVLLNERDIERVPIGTNGHTLGVEAWKGLYQSIRSTQDGLSLIADVSSSVFVQPLLLIDFVQKTLKIDIVDRNLTEPEYDKLLKAIRGVKIEVTHRGNKRRRYRITSLSVKPTNDLSFESTSGATKTVIDHFRERFAR; encoded by the exons ATGACGAAGTTGGTGTCCGAGAACCAGCACACGGAGCTCGGCGGCCGCTTCCCGGCGTACGACGGCCGTGACTCGCTCTTCACCGCGGGCGCGCTGCCGTTCGGCACCAAGGAGTTCGAGGTCACCCTCTCTGCAGGCGGCGACAAAAG GATGGACAGGAAGTACAAGGTGGTGATCAATCATGCGACAGCGGTCAGCCTGCTGCAGCTGAGGATGCTGTTGGCGGGCTACCCCACTGACATCCCCGCGCAGGCGCTGCAGGTCCTCGAGACCGTGCTGGGTGACGTCCTCCTCAACGAACGGGACATAGA ACGCGTCCCGATTGGCACCAATGGTCATACACTGGGTGTTGAGGCATGGAAGGGGCTCTATCAGAGCATCAGGTCAACACAGGACGGCTTGTCTCTGATTGCAG ACGTGTCCTCATCAGTTTTCGTTCAACCCCTGCTGCTGATTGACTTCGTTCAGAAGACCCTAAAGATAGATATCGTGGATAGGAACTTGACTGAACCTGAGTATGATAAG CTCTTGAAGGCCATCAGGGGTGTGAAGATTGAAGTCACACACAGAGGTAATAAACGCCGTAGGTACAGAATTACTAGCTTGTCAGTGAAGCCTACTAATGATTTGAG TTTTGAATCAACGAGTGGAGCTACAAAGACTGTCATTGATCACTTCAGAGAAAG GTTTGCAAGATAG
- the LOC136546749 gene encoding protein argonaute 1B-like isoform X1, whose amino-acid sequence MTKLVSENQHTELGGRFPAYDGRDSLFTAGALPFGTKEFEVTLSAGGDKRMDRKYKVVINHATAVSLLQLRMLLAGYPTDIPAQALQVLETVLGDVLLNERDIERVPIGTNGHTLGVEAWKGLYQSIRSTQDGLSLIADVSSSVFVQPLLLIDFVQKTLKIDIVDRNLTEPEYDKLLKAIRGVKIEVTHRGNKRRRYRITSLSVKPTNDLSFESTSGATKTVIDHFRERYNLDLKYKSLPCIDVGSEQKPIYLPIEVCKIVPRQCYQKKVEDSQVSTLRKSASIQPEPECRQKMLGSLLRGIPRW is encoded by the exons ATGACGAAGTTGGTGTCCGAGAACCAGCACACGGAGCTCGGCGGCCGCTTCCCGGCGTACGACGGCCGTGACTCGCTCTTCACCGCGGGCGCGCTGCCGTTCGGCACCAAGGAGTTCGAGGTCACCCTCTCTGCAGGCGGCGACAAAAG GATGGACAGGAAGTACAAGGTGGTGATCAATCATGCGACAGCGGTCAGCCTGCTGCAGCTGAGGATGCTGTTGGCGGGCTACCCCACTGACATCCCCGCGCAGGCGCTGCAGGTCCTCGAGACCGTGCTGGGTGACGTCCTCCTCAACGAACGGGACATAGA ACGCGTCCCGATTGGCACCAATGGTCATACACTGGGTGTTGAGGCATGGAAGGGGCTCTATCAGAGCATCAGGTCAACACAGGACGGCTTGTCTCTGATTGCAG ACGTGTCCTCATCAGTTTTCGTTCAACCCCTGCTGCTGATTGACTTCGTTCAGAAGACCCTAAAGATAGATATCGTGGATAGGAACTTGACTGAACCTGAGTATGATAAG CTCTTGAAGGCCATCAGGGGTGTGAAGATTGAAGTCACACACAGAGGTAATAAACGCCGTAGGTACAGAATTACTAGCTTGTCAGTGAAGCCTACTAATGATTTGAG TTTTGAATCAACGAGTGGAGCTACAAAGACTGTCATTGATCACTTCAGAGAAAGGTACAACCTGGACCTGAAATACAAATCTCTCCCATGCATCGATGTTGGTAGTGAGCAGAAGCCAATTTATCTTCCTATAGAG GTTTGCAAGATAGTTCCTAGGCAGTGTTACCAGAAAAAGGTGGAAGACAGTCAGGTTTCTACTCTAAGGAAGTCAGCCTCCATCCAGCCTGAACCGgagtgtcgacaaaagatgctcggtagtctactgaggggtatcccacgatggtag
- the LOC136544330 gene encoding uncharacterized protein, translating to MPSTPPAAPRAGDDLAASSATIQEDAVAQRLAAEKVEEEATAVAKDRDTTAQRASEALACAAKERAAAAATVAPEPSGAAPGGPSAPPPDLRAAMLHHEAVALLQLHSQAVAVSNIRNHVTTILDVDSGNFNHWRDQFLLILGKFSLQDHIREEPPAPIPPDWARMDCVVKSWIVATLTDDPGEIISAQGSTARHAWLVVESQFLGNREARSIHLETRFHNLVQGNLSVTDYCRKLKKMADDLTALGEVVTDHTLILNVIHGLNERFSHVGTLLRRARPFPTFLEARDDLILEELTMETRKDAPATTLAASTTPSPAPVSSGTGAGGHSKPPNNRRSKRDGGGKGNSGGGPPG from the exons ATGCCCTCCACCCCTCCAGCAGCCCCCAGGGCTGGGGACGATCTGGCCGCCTCCTCTGCCACCATCCAGGAAGACGCCGTCGCCCAACGCCTCGCCGCAGAGAAG GTCGAGGAGGAGGCCACGGCCGTGGCTAAGGATCGCGACACCACCGCCCAGCGCGCTAGCGAGGCACTGGCGTGCGCTGCCAAGGAGCGGGcggccgccgctgccaccgtTGCTCCGGAACCCTCTGGTGCCGCACCTGGAGGCCCTTCAGCGCCGCCACCCGATCTTCGGGCTGCCATGCTGCATCACGAGGCCGTTGCCCTTCTGCAGCTCCATTCTCAGGCTGTTGCAGTCAGCAACATCCGGAACCACGTCACCACCATCCTCGACGTCGATTCCGGTAACTTCAACCACTGGCGTGATCAGTTCCTTCTCATCCTCGGCAAGTTCTCCCTCCAGGATCACATTCGAGAAGAACCTCCAGCCCCAATTCCTCCTGATTGGGCCCGGATGGACTGCGTCGTCAAGTCCTGGATCGTCGCCACGCTCACCGACGACCCTGGCGAGATCATCTCTGCCCAGGGCTCCACCGCTCGCCATGCCTGGCTCGTCGTCGAGTCGCAGTTCCTTGGCAACCGTGAGGCTCGCTCCATCCACCTCGAGACACGGTTTCACAACCTTGTCCAGGGCAACCTCTCCGTCACCGACTACTGCCGCAAGTTGAAAAAGATGGCCGATGATCTCACGGCCCTTGGCGAGGTCGTCACCGACCACACGCTCATCCTCAACGTGATCCACGGCCTCAACGAGCGCTTCAGCCATGTTGGGACGCTCCTTCGTCGAGCTCGACCGTTCCCCACCTTCCTGGAGGCTCGTGACGACCTCATCCTCGAGGAACTCACCATGGAGACCCGCAAGGACGCACCTGCCACTACGCTAGCCGCCTCCACCACTCCTAGCCCTGCCCCTGTGTCCTCCGGCACGGGCGCTGGGGGGCACTCCAAGCCGCCTAACAACCGTCGTAGCAAGCGCGACGGTGGCGGCAAAGGCAACAGTGGCGGTGGCCCTCCTGGATAG